The segment CTTAGGCTCGGCCGGATCCTGGTAGCGCGTGGTGTAGGTCTTCCTGCTCGCGGCGAGCTTCAGGAAGACATCGAGCGGGACGATCTCCACCGGACCGTCGAGCTGTTGGGTGATCTCGACGAGACTGTTCACGTCGTTGGACTCGCGGACGTGGACGAGGAGGAAGTAGGGGCGGACGCGGTTGAGCGCGATGAGCTCGTTGAGATCGGCGGCTACCTCCTCGCGCGGCCGGCGCGGATTGATGTAGTAGTCGTATGAAATCAGCGGGCGCGAATCGCGCAGGTCGCGGGTGCGCGCCGGACCATAGCCGTTGATGAAGCCGATCACGTTCGGAAACGCCGCGTAGTATCGGTCGACGGTTTCCTTGGTGAGATCGGCATTGCCAACATTTCCGTCGGCGGCGGAGTTGTCCATGATCTCCATCACGCGCTCGTCGAGGACCTCCATCATCTCGTTGGCCTCGCGCATCAGAAGCGGGAACTTATCGGCCGGAATGTGATTTGGGTACATGTAGCCCGGGCCGGAGAGTCCGCCGATGAAGTAGTCGTTGGGCGTGGCGCTCTCGTGGAAATACTCGAGTGCGGCCGGCGTGAATTTCGTCCAGTTCATCGTGACCTGCCACGAGAACGGCAGCTTGCCGCGGCCGGGCTTGGTCCAGACGCCGATGCCGATGCTGTCGGACTGGACGAACGCGAGATAGACCTTGGGCCCGGCGGTGAGCTGGGCGTCGCGCGCGACGTGATGGTTATTGGTGAACTTGAAGCCCGGCGTGAAGCTGAAGTGGCAGTTGAAACTGAGATTGGGCAGATTGTGCAGGCCCTCCATCTTCAGGCCGTAGGTGGAGAGCAAGGTCGTGTGCTGCTCCTCGGTGTCCTTGCCATAGGCGTGCCAGCCGAAGACGATCGAAAGCGGCGTGAGCTCGGAGTAGAGCCGCTGCGCCAGGGCCAGTTCCTCCGCGTGAATCGGGTTGGCGGAGAGATCGTGGAAAAACATTTTGCGGCGAATGCCCCAATCCGCCATCGCCGGCATGCGGACCGCGCCGCGGTGGCCGCCCATCAGCATGATCGCATCGTGCGTGCAGCGCGACCAGTAGCGGTTGACGGCATCGGTGTAGATCTGGGCGTCGGTCTGTCCGGCGTAGCGGCCGCGGAGATCGTCGATCTGCGACAGACGATACGGCGCGAGCAGCGGCAACTGATCAGCCGTGACCACCAGCGCATCCTCGAGCCCGGCGATGGTGAAGGCGACATTCAGCGAGGCGCCGACAGCGGGATCCCAGATCACATAGCCTTTCGCGTGCCGCGCGAAGCGCGCGAGCGCGTCGGCGGCGGTTTTGATCTCGGTGAACGCGACGCCGTGCTTGCGCTGATAGAACTGGAACAGCGGCTCGGTGATTTCCCACTGGAAATCGGCGGGGTGCACGATGTAGAGCTGCGGCTCGTCGCGATTCGCCAGGCCCTGCAACGAGACGAGCAGCGCCTTTTCCGGCAGTCCGCCGGCGACGCGCCAGTCTTGATCCCAGCGCATGAAGAAAGCCGCGCGGCCGGATGCGGCGCCAGCGGTGACGGTGCCGAGCATCAACGAGAGAAACAGAAGAATTGGGCGCATGGTGTTATTTCTCGGCGGGGACTTTTGTGAAGCGGTAGACCAGCGGCCGCGACCGCGTGCTATGGAGCTCAATCAGCAGCAGGGCATTGTCGCCTTCGACGAGCCGGTATTCGGAGTAGATCCGCATGACGAAGTTGCCCTGCGAGCCCTCGATCAGTGGCTGCGCCTCGACGCGCAACGTCCGGTGATCGTCGAGCCAGGCGGCGGAGACTGGTGTGGGATGATCCTTTACCGGATAGAGCGCCATGTGGCGCTGCTCGACGCGGAAGAAGTCGGCGATCGAGGTAGGCCTGGCGGTGTCGACGACGTTGATCGCAGAGACTTTCGTCGCGATCCACTGCATGTCGTGGCGCAGGCTGACCTGCGTACCGGTGACAGAGATCACGAGATCCCACTGCTGCCAGCCATCGAGCGCGGAGCTGCGGGCGGGATCGAGTCGCCAGCGACCCTCGAACGGCGAGCTGGCATTCGCGGCAGTGGCGGCGCCGAGCAGCAGCGCCGCAAAAAGAAGAGGTCGGAGAAAACGCATGGGAGGTGAGGGTGTCTAGTTCGAATCGCGGAAGCGCAGCTTCTCCTCGTCGCGTTCGAGATATGGGACGCCGCGATCCATCCATTCGGGGCGCGGGGCGCCTTTGAGGAAATGGTCGAAGAACTGGCTCATGCGCCGCGCGAAGTCCTTCTGGTCGGCGCGTCGGCGGAGTCCGTGAAACTCGTTGTTGTAGTTGAACAGGTAGGCCTCCTTGTCGTGCCGGCGCAGCGCAAGGAAGAATTCGATCCCCTGATACCAGGGCACGGCGTCGTCCTGGTCATTGTGCAGCAGGAGCAGCGGCGTGGTGACACGATGCGCGAAGAAGACGGGGGAGTTTTCGAGGTAGAGCAGCGGAGCGTCCTGGAGCGAGCGGCCGATCCGACTTTGCGCCTGTTCGTATTGATATTGCCGCGGCCGGCCCGAACCCCAGCGGATGCCGGAGTAGGCGCTGGTCATGTTGCCGACGACTGCGCCGGCTTCGGCCGCGCGGAAGCGATTGGTCTGTGTGACCATGTATGCAATCTGGTAACCGCCCCAGGAGTGGCCTTGGATCCCAATGGCGTTCTCATCGACGAAGCCGCGGCGGACAAGTCCATCGATCGCGGGGAGGACGCATTTCAGCGCGCTCTGACCAGGATAGCCGACGGTGTAAGCTATGTCGGGCATCAGGATCAGATACCCGTTGCTGGTGTAGAACGGCGGGTTGACCACCGTGCCGGGCAGTGGCGGTGTGAACGTGTGCACGACCTGCGAGAGCCGCTCGTAGAGGTAAACAATGAGTGGGTATTTTTTGTTCGGGTCGAAGTTGGCCGGCTTGAACAGCGCGGCGGGAAGCTCAACGCCGTCGGCGTTGCGATAGGTGAGCAGCTCGGTGCTGCCCCAGAGGAACGGCGCGAGTTGCGCGCCGCCGTCGGTGACCTTGGCGGGCGCGGTGAATGAGGTGTTGGTCGCGAGCAGGTCCGGATAGAGATCGAACCGCGAGCCGCTGAGGATGACGCGATCGGCCTCGAGCGCGCGGCCGAGATAGCGGACGTTCTGGTCGCGCCACAGCAACTGTTCAGGGGCCACGTTGGCGGCGAACGAGGTTCGGAAAAATCCGGAGCTGCGGGTGACCTCGCTCTCGCCCCGGAGGATCAGCGGGCGCGAGGCATCGATGCCGCGTTTGTCGTCACCGGGCTCCGAAGCCTCGGTGTTCTGCACGCGCAGCTGAATCCGGTTCGCGCGACCGAAGCCGCGAGTCAGGTTGCGCGCCGGCCGGCCGTCGGGAAACACCTGCCAGACGTCGTAGCGATCGTAGATGAGCAGCGATTCGCCGTCGCGGGTCCAACCGGCGGTCCCACAGGAACCGGCGGGCTCCGGGACGTCGACGAGTTCGTCATACAGCGCAAATGGAATATTCGCCGACAGGGGCCGGATCGTGCCAGACTGTGCGTCGATGACGTGCCACTGTTTTTCGTGGAAGAAGGCGAGCCAGCGACCGGTGTGCGACCAGCGCTCGCCGGATTTCTCGCCGAGTTCGCGGTAAACGAGCTGGCGCTGGCCTGTGGCCGCGTCGACGAGATACAGGTCGTGATATGCCCGGTCGTAGGTTTCGCGGCGGCGGTAGGCGCGGTCGTCGCGGCCGAACCCGCGGGTGGCGTCGTCGTTCAAGACGACGTTGGCGAGGGCGGGATCGGCGAGTTGGACGTAGCGGTGGCTCGCGAGGTCGAAGACGCCGAGATAGGTGCGCTTGCGCTCCTGATCCGCGCGCACTTTCTGCATCGGCTGGATGTAGTCGTCGCGCCAGTGCCAGAGATCGAGCGAGACCTTGTCCTGGTCGAGCAGCTCCGCGAGCCGCGCGTCAGGCTCTTTGGGAAAAGGCGCGGCGGGCACGTGGATCTTTGTGCCGTCGAAGGAAAACGCTGCGGCCGCATCGCCGCTGACCGCGTAGCCTTCGGGCAATCCCGCCGTGCCGACCGGCACGATCTCCGTCGCCGCGGCGGTGCCGCGCTTCCAGTGGTAGAGTGCGAAACGCGGAGCCTTTGCTTCGGGCTCGGCGCGGTCCGAGGCGAACACGGCCTGGGTCTGCTCGCGATCCCAGGTGAACTTCACGTACCGACCGGGGCCAGAGACGAGGGCGATCGGAGTAGCGGAATCGCCGGGCGTGACGGCGTAAACCCCGTTCTCCGTCTCGGTGCGCGAAGCGACGGTGAACACGAGCATGCGGCCATCACGGGCGAACGAGTAGTCGAGCACGTTGGGGAATACGCGCTCCGCCTTCTCAGTCGGGGCATACAGTTGCCGCAGCACGAGGTCGCTCCCGTATTTCTGATCCTTCCGTTTCTTTTGCTTCTCCGGATCTGCCGGTGATTTTTTCTCGCTGCCGGTTTCCGCTGCTGCGGCGGCGGTGGTGGGCTCCGGCTTCGGCGCTTCATCCTTCGTCTCGGGTGGCGGCTCCTTCAGGTAAGCGACCCAGCCGCCACCTTTCGCTGGCACCTGAAAGCTTTTCACGGATGCGATCCGGGTGACGGTGCCGTTCGAGAGGTCCACGATTACGAGACCGTCCTTCGGCATCTCCTCCGGCTTCTTTTTGTCGCGTTTCGCCTGCAGGGTCTCGGCCTGCGCCGGGAAGGCGGTGGCGATGAGAAAACGTGAGTCGCTGGTGATCGCGATCGTGACTTCGCGCCGCGGAGCCGGCCGTTCGGGATTTTCCTCAGAGGCGGTGAGCGGCGGCGGCGGCAAAGCCCCGACGGGCACGCGGAATTCGGTGCTCCTGATGAGCGAGCGGGCGATCACGTCACCGTCGCCTTCCAGCGGCATGAACGAGTAGGCGAGCCATTGACCGTCGCGCGCGATGACGGGTGCGCCAATGGTCCGCCAGCTGTCGTAGTCGTCGTGGTTGAGGGGACGCCGGCCATCGGCGGCCGCAATGGCGACGGCGCTGAGACAGACCAGGAGCAAGGAACGGAGGAATGGGCGAACCATGAGCGAATTTGGGGGAGAATAGCGGAGAGGGAAGGCCAGGCGGTCGCCTCTCCGACTCAGCTGACTGACTTGGGAAGCTCGGCGCGCGCGCGTATCGCAACACCACCCTGAACAGACACACCACAACACCGGACGATACGCGCGCGGCCTCGCTAAGGATTTCGATAAATGGGATCGGTGGGTTGCTGATAGTGGGTCTCGTACGTTTTCTTGTTCGCGGCGTATTTGAGGAAGACATCGAGCGGCACGACCTCCACCGGTTCGGTCAGGCTGCCGATGATCTTCGACACTTTCTCTATCGTGTTCGCCTCACGCACGTGCATGAGGAGGAAATACGGCCGCTTTGGGTTGAGGCGCGTGAGTTCTTCGATGTCCGCGGTGGCCTCCTCGATTGAGCGATCGACCGCGAGGTAGTAGTCGTAGCTGAGAAACGGCCGGCCATCGCGTAGGTCGAACGTACGCGCGGTGCCGTAGCCGTTGATGAATCCGAGCACGTTCGGGAACTGCTCGTAGTAGCGATCGACGACCTCCTTCGGCAGATCGGTGTTGCCGACGTGGCGATTGCCTTCCGAGTAGTCCATGATCTCCAGCACGCGCAGATCGAGCCGCTCCATGAGCCCGCGGCCGACCTTCATCAGCGCCGGGAATTTGTCGGCGGGAATCGCCTTGGGGTACATGTAGCCCGGGCCGCTGAGTCCGCCGATGAAGTAGTCGTTGGGAGACTTGTCCTCGTAGAAGAACTGGAGGACGGGCGGATTTAGCCAGACCCAGTTCATGAGCACCTGCCAGGTGTACGGGATTTGACCGCGGCCGGGTTTGGTCCAGGTGCCGATGCCCATCGAGTCGGTGGAGACAGCGCACACGTAGACCTTGTCCGCGGCGACGAGCTTCTCATCGAGGCGGATGTGGTGGTTGTTGGTGAACTTGAAATCGGGCGTGAGGGGGATCTGCGAGGTGAACGAAACATTCGGCAGGTTATGCAGCCCCTCCATGATCAAGCCGTAGTTGCCGACCAACGAAGTGTGCTGGCCCTCGGTGTCCTTCGCGTAGGAATGCCAGCCGAGCACAACGCTCGCCGGCTGCTGTTGGCTGAGGATTTTACGCAGAAGGGCGATCTCCTCGACGTGTTCGGGATTGGCGGAAAGATCGGAGAAGAACGCGCGCTGCTGGATGCCGAAGTCGGCAATGCCCGGCTGCATCTGCGGGCCGGACTCACCGCCCATCACGACGTAGTAATAACGCGAGCAACGGTCGAAATAGTGATCGTAAGCCCATTGGTAAATGGCGTGGTCGGGCTGGCCGGTGAACCGGCCGCGGAGGTCCACCACGGGGCGCAAGCCGTGCTTGGCCGCGAGCGGGAGCTGATCCTCGGTGACGACGACGAGATCTTCGACACCGGCGATGGTGAAGGCCACGATGAGCGAAGAACGGACCTGTTTGTCCCAGACGACGCAGCCTTTGGCGAACTGGCCGAACTGGGCGAGCGCGGCGTCGGCGTCGTTGAGTGCGAGCCGCTCGAACTGCACGCCGTGACGCTGTTGGAGAAAGCGGATGAGCGGGTGAACGATTTCCCACTGCCAGCTTTGGGGATACTCGAGGTAGAGCCGCGCGTCGCCGCGGTTGGCGAGTCCCTGGAGCGAGATCAGCAAGGCGTGCACCGGCAGGTCGCCGTCGAGCCGCCAGTTCTCGGAGAGCGGAATGAGCGTGGCGGAGGCAGGCGCACGCGGGAGCTGCTTCGGTTCGAGCTGGGCACCTGCCGGAAGTGCAAGCCCGAGAAAAAAGAGAGAGAGCAGGAGGCGGCTCATGGTTGAGCGGCAGGGGAGACGCGGTTGAAGACGTAGACGATGGGCCGGTTGCGGGTGCTGCGCAGTTCGGTGACGACCAGTTGGGTGCCGCTGGCGGACACCTTGTAGTCGGCGAGGACGTTGACCTCGCGCGGCCCCTGCTGCGTGGCGAGAACCTGATCGGTGCTCACGCGGAGAATGCGGCCCTCGTCGAGCCATTGGGCGCGGATGCGCTTGGGATGTTCCGCGCTGGCGTAGGCGCCGAGGTGGCGATTGTCGGGCCACCACGGGGCGGCGACGATGCTGACCGGCTGGGAAAGATCGATGTCGGTGCGGTCTTCGAAGTCGCGCCGGGCCCAGCCCAGACGGCGTTGGAGGGAAATCTTGTCGCCCGCAATCGTGACGGTGAGGTCGAACGATTGCCAGGGGCTCAGCTCGGTGCTCCGGGCGGCGTCGTAGCGCCAGTGGCCGGCGAGCGATGACGGCGCGGCCCCCTGCAATGGGGTAAGAAACCCGAGCGCGAACACGCCCGTAAGCAGGGCGGGAGCGGTACGAAGCGAGACGAGCATGATGCGAATGACTCGGAAAAAAGCCGACCCCCGAAATGGAAGCCGGCTTGTCAACTGGAACGTTGCCTAAAGCCGAGGGCGGAGGCCCCTCCGGAGATGGTGCGGAACTGTGGAAGGAAGCCGTCGCCGAGGCGACACTACGGCACATCCGGCCCCGGGGCGTGGAACGCCTCGGGGCGAGTGCGAAGCAGCCTAGAACTCGAGGGTCGCCGAGAGAACAAACAGGCGGCCTTCGAGGATGCGGTAGAACCGGCCGCCATCCGGATTGGCGTAGAACGGAACCAGCTCATCGTGGTCGGTGAGGTCCTTGACGTTCACCTGAACCACGAAGTTCCGCTTCTGGGGCAGCGCGTAGTCCATCCGGATAAAGACGTCGGCGAACGTCTGCGAAGGCGCGTAGAACGCCTGGGACCGGTCGAAGGACATGTTGCCCAGCGCGTTCTTGGCCACGCCGAAGCCGATACCCATCCGGTCCTCCCAGCGGACGCCGCCGCCGACGGTGAGATTGCCAAAGTACTTCGGGATGATGCTGCTGTGGCGGCCGAAATTATAGCTGGTATTGAGATTCCAACGCCACTGCCGCTCTTCCTTGGCGGGATTGCCGTCCTCGGTCACGGCTTGCAGGACCGGGTCGACGATCGTGGTCTGCGCCACCTGCGCGAGGGTCTGCCCCGTGATTTCGTTGACGACGTACTTCTTGGCGAAATCGCTGTTCACCCATTTGGGCAGAACGAATTCGTTGATGTAGCGCTGCATGACCGGATACGTGTTCGACGTAACCGTCTTCTGCTTCGCCACGTTCATCAGAATCGTCCAGTGCGGCGTTGGATTGTAGGCGATCTCGAACTCGAGGCCTTCGCTCGTGAAGTCCTGCGTGCCGTTGTCGTTGGAGTTGCGGTTGGTCGTCGCCTGGGCGTTGGCCCAATCCGGTTGGAACCCGTTCATGTCGATCACGCCCTGGGGTGGCAGGTAGGCCTGGACATCGCTGGCCTTGAAGCCCTGCGCCACGTTGGCGGGGTTGTCGAGTTCGCGGGCAAGACTGAGCAGAATGCCCTCCGAGTTGCTCACGCCGCCCTTGTCGAACGAGTTGTTGAGCACGCCGGTTTCATACCAGTTGAAGCGACCCTGCAGCTTGCCATCGAGTGCGGAGACCATGAAGCCCATTTCCTCGGTGGCTCCGGTGAGGGGAGCAATCTGCTCATTGTAGATATTCACGCGGCCACCGGAGGGGCGGAAGTTGTCCGCCTTGCTCTTGTAGGCCGAGAAGTCCCAGCCGGCGGGAAGATACTTTTGCAGGAAGTCCGGCGTGTGCACCACGATGCTCCACGACTTGGTTTCCTCCTCGGCGTCGACTTTGAGGGGACGCGGCACGCCGGCGACATAGACCGGGTCGAAGATATTCTCGACGCCGGGGACGCCGGCGTAGTTTTGCGGCGCGCCGATGGCGCCGGACGACTGCTTGTCCTTGCGCCAGGTACCGGTAAGGATCACGGCCTTGTCCCACAGGTAGTGCTGCGCCACGACAACTTGCGAGTCGATCTCCGTGATCGATTTGCTCGACGAGAACGAGGAAGGGAAGCCGCCGTTATCGCGCAGCCCGTAAGCCGGCGAGGTGACGGTCTTGAAGGACTTGCTGACGCTGTCCCAGCCGACGAAGGAGCCGCCCTGCGCGCGGTCGCGATTCGGGCCGTACGTGACTCCGCCGATGCCCGCGCCGGCGAGATCGTTGATCGAGTTGGCCGCGAGGAAGTTCTTGCTGTTGGCCACGGGGAGCGTGTAAACGGAGGCGATGCGTGCGTCCGCTTGGTTGATACCGGCGCCGTTGATGACGCCGCCGCTGAACGCGCTGGCCAGCGAGCGGAGATCCAGCTGATCACGGCTGTAATGCCCCTCGCCGCCGGCGACGCTTTCCTCGATCAGGCCGGTGAGGGTCAACTTGCCGAGGAGCTTGGAGAGCCAGCCCTTCTTCAACATGTCAGTGGCGCGCAGTTCGACGAATCCGGTGGCGCGTTTCGATTCGCGGTCAGAGGCACTGAGATTACCCGTCCAGAGACCGCCCATGACGGGTTGGCCGAAGGAGGGGTTGGCCACCAGCGCGCCCGTGCCGGTGGCGTCGGCGGTGTTGATCAGGTAGCGGTTCGGGTCGATGTAGATCGTGCGCTGCTCGCTGCCTTGGAGTGAATTGTACCCCGAGGTGTTCATCGCCTGGTTATAATAGGAGAGTTCCATGCCGAGGCGGTTCTCGAACCAAGTCCCATCGAGTGAAGCGGTGTAGACGACCCAGTCGGAAAACTCCTGGGACGAACCACCGGAGAACAGGTTCTTGCGGTAGTCGTAGATGCTGCGATCGGTGATCTGCGTGCCGACGTAGCCGTTGCTGTAGAAAGTGGCGGTGCCGGCGGGGACCAGGGTACCGTCGGACCGGTAGCCCGAGCGACGGATGATCTGGGTCTCGGTGAAAGGCTGGAGCATCATCCACTCGCCGAGTCCGCCAGCGGAGGGAATACCACGGTTGCCCCGGACGTAGGGCGTGCCCATGAAGGTCGGATTGGGATTGGAAGGATCGCCGTAGAATGCGGCCATGCCCGCGCCGGTGCCGCTGCCAGCGAGGGTCAGGAACGTGCTGTTGGCGACGCCGGGGACGAAGGCGCCAGTGCCGCGGAAGAATGCGCCGGCTTCGGCCGGCGAGTTGAAGACCGGCTTGCCCATGTTGATCCAGGGCGTGATGCCGTCATTCGGCGGGATATAGTCCGGACGCGAGGCAGCGCGGTCCGCCGACTCAAAGCTGCCGCGCGCGGTGAGGTTGAACGGCAGTTTGACGGCGGCGGCAACAAAGTAGCGCTTGTCCTTGGAGAAGGCCTGCCGCTGCTCATAGCGCGTATCCTCGTTCAACGCGGCCACGTGGAGGGCGACGTACTTGTTAAGAACGTGATTATACCGAAGGGAGTAGCGCTGGGTGCCGTAGCTGTCGGTTTCGGCCCGGATGCGACCCCGATTGGAGAGGAAGTCGGCCTTGATCGTCGCGCTGTTCACAATACCACCGGGGCTGCCGAGGCCGAAGAGCGCTGAATTGGCTCCGCGTTGGACCTCGACACGATCGGTGTTGTAGGTGTCGAACGGGATATCAGTGATGAAGTAGTCCCGGGTGAGGTCGGCTGCCGCCAAGCCGCGGATACGGGTGATGCCGCCGCCATGACTGTCGCGCTGCTGTTCCGGAATCGGGTTGCCGGAGCTCTGGCTCGCGGTGAAGTTGCCGCCCAAGCCGCCCACTTCGGTGTTGGGCGTGAAAATCAGCACGTCCTCAAGATTGGCCGAGCCGGTGTCCTGGAGGAGTTCCTGGTTGACGATGGAGATCGAGGATCCGACATCACGGAGTTCGGTGCGAAGACGAGTACCTGCCAGAGTGGACGTCGCCTGATAGCCAATGTCGGATTCACCCGTGACGGTGAAGGGCGAGAGGATGATCGTATCGTCGTTTTCTTCAGCAGACAGAGCAGGGCTCTGAGGAAGAGCGGCCGGAGCGCTCTGGGCAAACAGGCCCCCCGCAACGATCAAGAAGGATGATGCGGCGAGCCACGGTTTGAGGTTTGTTTTCATTTCTTCGTTTGGTCCTTGGGGATTAGGCAACTAGCAAAACAGAACGGTAACACCGCGAACGCGAAAACCGGCGACGGGAGGTCGCCGGGCTACTCGCGTGTTGGAGGGCCTGGTTATTTGGTGGAGGTTTTGGCGGGATCGAAAGTAAGCAGACGGGGCGATACCAAAACGCCGATACGGCCGGTAACAGTGGGGTTGTCGATGCGCCAGAGGAGATGATCGACGACCTTGCGAATCAGCGTGGACAGGTTGATGTCGATCGCGGCCGGGGAGTGATCCAGATTGTGATAGATGACGGGATTGTAGTTGCCGAGGATGGCGTCGAAATCGCGCCCCGGCTGCTTGCCCGCCTCGCGCAGCGCGCGGAAAAACGAGCCGCAGAAGTGATCAGCGGGCAGATACAGGCCGGTCGTGCCCGGCGCGGCGTCGAGGAGGCGGTGCACCAAGGCGCCGCTTTCTCCGTGGAGCGGCGCGATTTCGAGATAGCTCACGCCGGGATTGGCGCGTCCGAAAATCGGATGCACGGTCAGTCCAAGCTCCTTCGCCCGCTCGGTGAAGGCGCGGCTGCGGGAGGCGATCGCGCTGTAATCGGGATCGCTCGCAATGATCGCCACTTCGCGGTGGCCGTGCGCTTTGAGATACTCGGCCGCCATCCGGCCATTCTCTTCGTTGTTGGGCTCGACGTAGTCGCCAGCGTAATCGGCACTGCGGCGCGTCATGAACCAGACGTGCGGAACGTTGCCGAGTTCCTTCAGGCAGCCGGGCGAAGGCTGCATGCCCTGCAGGATGATCCCGTCGAGATCCTCGTTCGCGAGATTGCGCGGCAGTTCATCCGGGGAGTTGGTGAACAACAAACGGACGTCGACGCGATAGTGCGGATCGGCGGCTTGAACCTGCAGCAATTGGTCGTGAAACCAATTGTGGCTCGGGTTGCTGGCGTTCGCACCGACAAACCAGACGCCGATCCGGCGCCGCTCCTGTTCACGCGATTTTGGCCCGCGGCGACTCGCCGCCGGGGCGGGCACGTAGTTGCATTGCTGCATGACCGCGCGGATCCGTGCCAAGCTCGCCGGAGCCACGAGCTTCGGTTGGTTGATCGCGCGGGAAACCGTCGCGGGAGAGACTCGGGCTTTACGGGCGATTTCAGCGAGCAACATGGGTGGGGTAGGTCAACCAGACTGAAACTTTCAGAAAACATGTGTGAAAATGCGGTTCTTCCGTCAAGACATTTTCTGGAAAACGTTGTAGAATTGGGAGGGAGAATCGGGCGGTTTCGTTGCAGGTGGGGAACGCGCCGTAGAGGGGGTTACTCACGCCGCAACCGCTTATGACACTGGGCGGGGCGCCGTCTGTGCTGTGCGTCCGCCCGGGTGGCGCCGCATTTTGCGACCGCGGTGAAATCGTTTCATGAAACGGATGAAAATTATGAAACGAAGGATT is part of the Opitutus terrae PB90-1 genome and harbors:
- a CDS encoding GxGYxYP domain-containing protein, which produces MRPILLFLSLMLGTVTAGAASGRAAFFMRWDQDWRVAGGLPEKALLVSLQGLANRDEPQLYIVHPADFQWEITEPLFQFYQRKHGVAFTEIKTAADALARFARHAKGYVIWDPAVGASLNVAFTIAGLEDALVVTADQLPLLAPYRLSQIDDLRGRYAGQTDAQIYTDAVNRYWSRCTHDAIMLMGGHRGAVRMPAMADWGIRRKMFFHDLSANPIHAEELALAQRLYSELTPLSIVFGWHAYGKDTEEQHTTLLSTYGLKMEGLHNLPNLSFNCHFSFTPGFKFTNNHHVARDAQLTAGPKVYLAFVQSDSIGIGVWTKPGRGKLPFSWQVTMNWTKFTPAALEYFHESATPNDYFIGGLSGPGYMYPNHIPADKFPLLMREANEMMEVLDERVMEIMDNSAADGNVGNADLTKETVDRYYAAFPNVIGFINGYGPARTRDLRDSRPLISYDYYINPRRPREEVAADLNELIALNRVRPYFLLVHVRESNDVNSLVEITQQLDGPVEIVPLDVFLKLAASRKTYTTRYQDPAEPKHFSGYR
- a CDS encoding S9 family peptidase encodes the protein MVRPFLRSLLLVCLSAVAIAAADGRRPLNHDDYDSWRTIGAPVIARDGQWLAYSFMPLEGDGDVIARSLIRSTEFRVPVGALPPPPLTASEENPERPAPRREVTIAITSDSRFLIATAFPAQAETLQAKRDKKKPEEMPKDGLVIVDLSNGTVTRIASVKSFQVPAKGGGWVAYLKEPPPETKDEAPKPEPTTAAAAAETGSEKKSPADPEKQKKRKDQKYGSDLVLRQLYAPTEKAERVFPNVLDYSFARDGRMLVFTVASRTETENGVYAVTPGDSATPIALVSGPGRYVKFTWDREQTQAVFASDRAEPEAKAPRFALYHWKRGTAAATEIVPVGTAGLPEGYAVSGDAAAAFSFDGTKIHVPAAPFPKEPDARLAELLDQDKVSLDLWHWRDDYIQPMQKVRADQERKRTYLGVFDLASHRYVQLADPALANVVLNDDATRGFGRDDRAYRRRETYDRAYHDLYLVDAATGQRQLVYRELGEKSGERWSHTGRWLAFFHEKQWHVIDAQSGTIRPLSANIPFALYDELVDVPEPAGSCGTAGWTRDGESLLIYDRYDVWQVFPDGRPARNLTRGFGRANRIQLRVQNTEASEPGDDKRGIDASRPLILRGESEVTRSSGFFRTSFAANVAPEQLLWRDQNVRYLGRALEADRVILSGSRFDLYPDLLATNTSFTAPAKVTDGGAQLAPFLWGSTELLTYRNADGVELPAALFKPANFDPNKKYPLIVYLYERLSQVVHTFTPPLPGTVVNPPFYTSNGYLILMPDIAYTVGYPGQSALKCVLPAIDGLVRRGFVDENAIGIQGHSWGGYQIAYMVTQTNRFRAAEAGAVVGNMTSAYSGIRWGSGRPRQYQYEQAQSRIGRSLQDAPLLYLENSPVFFAHRVTTPLLLLHNDQDDAVPWYQGIEFFLALRRHDKEAYLFNYNNEFHGLRRRADQKDFARRMSQFFDHFLKGAPRPEWMDRGVPYLERDEEKLRFRDSN
- a CDS encoding GxGYxYP domain-containing protein produces the protein MSRLLLSLFFLGLALPAGAQLEPKQLPRAPASATLIPLSENWRLDGDLPVHALLISLQGLANRGDARLYLEYPQSWQWEIVHPLIRFLQQRHGVQFERLALNDADAALAQFGQFAKGCVVWDKQVRSSLIVAFTIAGVEDLVVVTEDQLPLAAKHGLRPVVDLRGRFTGQPDHAIYQWAYDHYFDRCSRYYYVVMGGESGPQMQPGIADFGIQQRAFFSDLSANPEHVEEIALLRKILSQQQPASVVLGWHSYAKDTEGQHTSLVGNYGLIMEGLHNLPNVSFTSQIPLTPDFKFTNNHHIRLDEKLVAADKVYVCAVSTDSMGIGTWTKPGRGQIPYTWQVLMNWVWLNPPVLQFFYEDKSPNDYFIGGLSGPGYMYPKAIPADKFPALMKVGRGLMERLDLRVLEIMDYSEGNRHVGNTDLPKEVVDRYYEQFPNVLGFINGYGTARTFDLRDGRPFLSYDYYLAVDRSIEEATADIEELTRLNPKRPYFLLMHVREANTIEKVSKIIGSLTEPVEVVPLDVFLKYAANKKTYETHYQQPTDPIYRNP
- a CDS encoding TonB-dependent receptor plug domain-containing protein; amino-acid sequence: MKTNLKPWLAASSFLIVAGGLFAQSAPAALPQSPALSAEENDDTIILSPFTVTGESDIGYQATSTLAGTRLRTELRDVGSSISIVNQELLQDTGSANLEDVLIFTPNTEVGGLGGNFTASQSSGNPIPEQQRDSHGGGITRIRGLAAADLTRDYFITDIPFDTYNTDRVEVQRGANSALFGLGSPGGIVNSATIKADFLSNRGRIRAETDSYGTQRYSLRYNHVLNKYVALHVAALNEDTRYEQRQAFSKDKRYFVAAAVKLPFNLTARGSFESADRAASRPDYIPPNDGITPWINMGKPVFNSPAEAGAFFRGTGAFVPGVANSTFLTLAGSGTGAGMAAFYGDPSNPNPTFMGTPYVRGNRGIPSAGGLGEWMMLQPFTETQIIRRSGYRSDGTLVPAGTATFYSNGYVGTQITDRSIYDYRKNLFSGGSSQEFSDWVVYTASLDGTWFENRLGMELSYYNQAMNTSGYNSLQGSEQRTIYIDPNRYLINTADATGTGALVANPSFGQPVMGGLWTGNLSASDRESKRATGFVELRATDMLKKGWLSKLLGKLTLTGLIEESVAGGEGHYSRDQLDLRSLASAFSGGVINGAGINQADARIASVYTLPVANSKNFLAANSINDLAGAGIGGVTYGPNRDRAQGGSFVGWDSVSKSFKTVTSPAYGLRDNGGFPSSFSSSKSITEIDSQVVVAQHYLWDKAVILTGTWRKDKQSSGAIGAPQNYAGVPGVENIFDPVYVAGVPRPLKVDAEEETKSWSIVVHTPDFLQKYLPAGWDFSAYKSKADNFRPSGGRVNIYNEQIAPLTGATEEMGFMVSALDGKLQGRFNWYETGVLNNSFDKGGVSNSEGILLSLARELDNPANVAQGFKASDVQAYLPPQGVIDMNGFQPDWANAQATTNRNSNDNGTQDFTSEGLEFEIAYNPTPHWTILMNVAKQKTVTSNTYPVMQRYINEFVLPKWVNSDFAKKYVVNEITGQTLAQVAQTTIVDPVLQAVTEDGNPAKEERQWRWNLNTSYNFGRHSSIIPKYFGNLTVGGGVRWEDRMGIGFGVAKNALGNMSFDRSQAFYAPSQTFADVFIRMDYALPQKRNFVVQVNVKDLTDHDELVPFYANPDGGRFYRILEGRLFVLSATLEF